The following are encoded together in the Thiobacillus sp. SCUT-2 genome:
- the secA gene encoding preprotein translocase subunit SecA: MLQSLFKKVFGSRNDRLVKQYLQKVRAINALEPAIEKLSDAELSGKTVEFRARLEKGETLDALLPEAFAVVREASKRVLGMRHFDVQMVGGMVLHDGKIAEMRTGEGKTLMATLPAYLNALPGRGVHVVTVNDYLASRDAEAMGRLYGFLGLSTGVNLSQMPHDAKQAAYAADITYGTNNEYGFDYLRDNMVYQLEEKVQRPLAFCIIDEVDSILIDEARTPLIISGQSEENTALYQQVNLVPPRLVRQKDEESEGDYSVDEKSRQVLLSESGHEKVEAILTEMGLLPEGGSLYDASNIMLMHHVYAALRAHALFFKDQHYVVQNGEVIIVDEFTGRLMSGRRWSEGLHQAVEAKEGVAIQKENQTLASITFQNYFRMYQKLSGMTGTADTEAFEFQSIYGLETVVIPTHRPMIRKDEHDQVYRTARERDQAVINDIRARNANGQPVLVGTTSIEANEHLSAELSKAGLPHNVLNAKQHAREAEVIAQAGMPGGITIATNMAGRGTDIVLGGSIQKEVDAIRADESLSDSDKDARINALKADWQPRHDAVVTAGGLHIIGTERHESRRVDNQLRGRSGRQGDPGSSRFFLSLEDPLLRIFASDRVAAIMNRLKMPEGEAIEHPWVTRAIENAQRKVEQRNFDIRKQLLEYDDVSNDQRKVIYEQRNELLASEEIGDTIRAMRDDVLNETFSLHIAPGSMEEQWDVAGLEKTLAAQFSLELPLQRWLEEDKALNEEGLRGKILEAADAVYREKEALVGGDSLRQFERAVMLQSLDTHWREHLSALDHLRQGIHLRGYAQKQPKQEYKREAFELFAAMLAAIKAEVTQITTTVQVRSPEDVEAVELSEGVSNVQYQHEAYDEGKDFGEGAGEAALPQPETAYPKVGRNDPCPCGSGKKYKQCHGKLS; this comes from the coding sequence ATGCTGCAATCCCTGTTCAAGAAAGTCTTCGGCAGCCGCAACGACCGGCTGGTCAAACAATACCTGCAAAAGGTGCGGGCGATCAACGCGCTGGAGCCGGCGATCGAGAAGCTCTCCGACGCCGAGCTGAGCGGCAAGACCGTCGAATTCCGCGCCCGGCTCGAAAAGGGCGAGACGCTCGACGCGCTCCTGCCCGAGGCCTTCGCGGTGGTGCGCGAGGCGTCGAAGCGGGTCCTCGGCATGCGCCACTTCGACGTGCAGATGGTCGGCGGCATGGTGCTGCACGACGGCAAGATCGCGGAGATGCGCACCGGCGAAGGCAAGACCCTGATGGCGACGCTGCCGGCCTATCTGAATGCCCTGCCGGGCAGGGGCGTGCACGTGGTGACGGTGAACGACTACCTGGCCAGCCGCGACGCCGAGGCTATGGGCCGGCTGTACGGTTTCCTCGGCCTCTCCACCGGCGTCAACCTCTCGCAGATGCCGCACGACGCCAAACAGGCGGCGTACGCGGCCGACATCACCTACGGCACCAACAACGAGTACGGCTTCGACTATCTGCGCGACAACATGGTCTACCAGCTGGAGGAGAAGGTGCAGCGGCCGCTCGCGTTCTGCATCATCGACGAGGTCGACTCCATCCTGATCGACGAGGCGCGCACGCCGCTGATCATCTCGGGCCAGTCGGAGGAGAACACTGCGCTGTACCAGCAGGTGAACCTGGTGCCGCCGCGGCTTGTGCGGCAGAAGGACGAGGAGTCCGAGGGCGACTATTCGGTCGACGAGAAATCGCGCCAGGTGCTGCTGTCCGAGTCCGGCCACGAGAAGGTCGAGGCCATCCTCACCGAGATGGGCCTGCTGCCCGAAGGCGGCAGCCTCTACGACGCCTCCAACATCATGCTGATGCACCACGTGTACGCCGCCCTGCGCGCGCACGCGCTGTTCTTCAAGGACCAGCACTACGTGGTGCAGAACGGCGAAGTCATCATCGTCGACGAGTTCACCGGCCGCCTGATGAGCGGACGGCGCTGGTCGGAGGGCCTGCACCAGGCGGTCGAGGCGAAGGAGGGCGTGGCGATCCAGAAGGAGAACCAGACGCTCGCGTCGATCACCTTCCAGAACTATTTCCGCATGTACCAGAAGCTCTCGGGCATGACCGGCACGGCGGATACCGAGGCGTTCGAATTCCAGAGCATCTACGGCCTCGAGACCGTGGTCATTCCGACGCACCGGCCGATGATCCGCAAGGACGAGCACGACCAGGTCTACCGCACCGCGCGCGAGCGCGACCAGGCGGTGATCAACGACATCCGCGCGCGCAACGCCAACGGCCAGCCGGTGCTGGTCGGCACCACCTCGATCGAGGCCAACGAACATCTTTCTGCCGAGCTGAGCAAGGCCGGGCTGCCGCACAACGTGCTGAACGCGAAGCAGCACGCGCGCGAAGCCGAGGTCATCGCGCAGGCCGGCATGCCGGGTGGCATCACCATCGCCACCAACATGGCGGGCCGCGGCACCGACATCGTGCTGGGCGGCAGCATCCAGAAGGAAGTCGACGCGATCCGTGCCGACGAGAGCCTGTCCGACAGCGACAAGGACGCCCGCATCAATGCGCTCAAGGCCGACTGGCAACCGCGCCACGACGCCGTGGTAACGGCCGGCGGCCTGCACATCATCGGCACCGAGCGCCACGAATCGCGCCGCGTCGACAACCAGTTGCGCGGCCGTTCCGGGCGCCAGGGCGACCCCGGCTCCAGCCGCTTCTTCCTGTCGCTGGAAGATCCGCTGCTGCGCATCTTCGCCTCCGACCGCGTCGCCGCGATCATGAACCGGCTGAAGATGCCCGAGGGCGAGGCGATCGAGCACCCGTGGGTGACGCGCGCGATCGAGAACGCCCAGCGCAAGGTCGAACAGCGCAACTTCGACATCCGCAAGCAGCTGCTCGAATACGACGACGTCTCCAACGACCAGCGCAAGGTGATCTACGAGCAGCGCAACGAGCTCCTGGCGAGCGAGGAGATCGGCGACACGATCCGCGCGATGCGCGACGACGTCCTGAACGAAACGTTCAGCCTGCACATCGCGCCCGGCAGCATGGAGGAGCAGTGGGACGTCGCGGGCCTCGAGAAGACGCTCGCCGCGCAGTTCTCGCTCGAGCTGCCGCTGCAGCGCTGGCTCGAGGAAGACAAGGCGCTCAACGAGGAGGGGCTGCGCGGCAAGATCCTCGAGGCGGCCGACGCCGTCTATCGCGAGAAGGAGGCGCTGGTGGGCGGCGACAGCCTGCGCCAGTTCGAGCGCGCGGTGATGCTGCAAAGTCTGGATACCCACTGGCGCGAGCACCTGTCGGCGCTGGACCATCTGCGCCAGGGCATCCACCTGCGCGGCTACGCGCAGAAGCAGCCCAAGCAGGAATACAAGCGCGAGGCCTTCGAGCTGTTCGCAGCCATGCTCGCCGCCATCAAGGCCGAGGTCACGCAGATCACCACGACCGTGCAGGTGCGCTCGCCGGAGGATGTCGAAGCGGTCGAGCTGAGCGAGGGCGTGTCCAACGTCCAGTACCAGCACGAGGCGTACGACGAGGGCAAGGACTTCGGCGAGGGGGCGGGCGAAGCGGCTTTGCCCCAGCCGGAAACGGCCTATCCCAAGGTCGGCCGCAACGATCCCTGCCCGTGCGGCTCCGGGAAGAAGTACAAGCAGTGTCACGGCAAACTGAGCTGA